A single window of Methylomarinum sp. Ch1-1 DNA harbors:
- a CDS encoding secondary thiamine-phosphate synthase enzyme YjbQ, which yields MWIQKEIKLPAVSRGFHLISRHIVDEIPELKKMQVGLAHLFIQHTSASLAINENADPDVRHDMEAYFSRAVAENEPYYRHTLEGDDDMPAHIKSVLLGTGLTIPIRAGRLALGAWQGIYLCEHRNRAGGRTLIVTLNGQ from the coding sequence ATGTGGATACAAAAAGAAATTAAATTACCGGCGGTGAGCCGTGGTTTCCATCTGATTAGTCGTCATATCGTCGACGAAATACCGGAGCTCAAGAAAATGCAGGTGGGCCTGGCGCATTTATTCATTCAGCATACTTCGGCTTCGTTGGCGATTAATGAAAACGCCGATCCCGATGTTCGACATGATATGGAGGCCTATTTTTCCAGGGCGGTCGCGGAAAACGAGCCTTATTACCGGCATACGCTGGAAGGCGACGATGATATGCCGGCGCATATCAAATCTGTGTTGCTCGGAACCGGGTTGACCATTCCAATACGCGCAGGACGCCTGGCCTTGGGCGCCTGGCAGGGCATCTATTTATGCGAGCATCGCAATCGGGCTGGAGGGCGAACGCTAATCGTCACATTGAACGGCCAATAA
- a CDS encoding DUF411 domain-containing protein, protein MNIFKITLFSLLLFISFVANSESQNMAGGVPEIVVYRSPTCGCCGKWVQHLRDQRFKIKDVVSDDMQAIKDKYGVPREMASCHTAVIDGYVIEGHVPARDIKRLLEMKPDVVGISVPGMPVGTPGMEMGGRKDPYQVISFDKEGRYRVFDDY, encoded by the coding sequence ATGAATATTTTTAAAATCACTTTGTTTTCGCTATTGCTGTTCATCAGTTTTGTCGCTAACTCGGAGTCACAAAACATGGCGGGAGGAGTGCCGGAAATCGTCGTTTATCGCAGCCCAACTTGCGGTTGTTGCGGCAAATGGGTCCAGCATCTAAGGGATCAGCGGTTCAAAATTAAAGATGTCGTCAGCGACGACATGCAGGCGATCAAGGACAAATATGGCGTGCCGCGCGAGATGGCGTCTTGCCATACCGCCGTCATTGATGGTTATGTCATAGAAGGGCATGTGCCGGCCAGAGACATTAAGCGTTTGTTAGAGATGAAGCCAGATGTTGTAGGCATATCGGTTCCCGGTATGCCCGTGGGCACACCCGGCATGGAAATGGGCGGAAGAAAGGATCCTTATCAGGTGATATCCTTCGATAAAGAAGGACGTTATCGAGTCTTCGATGATTATTAG
- the ald gene encoding alanine dehydrogenase gives MRIGVLKEIKDKECRVAMTPDGVARLVGLGHRLLVEFGAGDGSGFSDHQYRQAGAEMVAAADAWSVDLVVKVKEPLPSEYRFLDQQMVFTFFHLSGVDIALTEELLEKQTTAIAYETLEDSRGGLPILAPMSAVAGNMAVLMGSYYLASFNRGRGMQLATVLGKSSGKVLVIGDGVVGRHAAKVAAAMGATVYVAGLDEQKFQAIKSDIIGDVRFLLSSSESIQAHAPEVDLVVGAVLSRGARAPKVLTEAMVKTMPPGSVAVDVSIDQGGCFETSRPTTHSDPVFVVHDVIHYCVTNMPGAYPRTSTIALADATIAYVEKIAENGIERLLEDQGFARAINTYRGKITCEKVAQDLGLMERYRALK, from the coding sequence ATGCGTATCGGAGTCCTGAAAGAAATCAAAGATAAGGAATGCCGGGTGGCGATGACGCCGGATGGCGTCGCCAGGCTGGTGGGATTAGGGCATCGGCTGCTGGTGGAATTTGGCGCAGGGGATGGCTCGGGTTTCTCGGATCATCAATATCGGCAGGCGGGAGCGGAAATGGTTGCCGCTGCAGACGCTTGGTCGGTCGATTTGGTGGTCAAAGTCAAAGAGCCGCTGCCATCGGAATACCGTTTTCTTGATCAACAGATGGTCTTTACGTTTTTTCATTTAAGCGGCGTGGATATCGCATTGACCGAAGAGTTGTTGGAAAAACAAACGACCGCGATCGCCTATGAAACGCTGGAAGACTCGCGGGGCGGATTACCGATCCTGGCGCCGATGAGCGCGGTGGCCGGCAATATGGCGGTGCTGATGGGAAGCTATTATTTAGCTTCCTTTAATCGGGGGCGCGGTATGCAGTTAGCCACCGTCTTAGGTAAGAGCTCCGGCAAGGTCTTGGTGATAGGCGATGGGGTGGTGGGTCGGCATGCCGCTAAGGTTGCGGCGGCGATGGGGGCGACCGTTTATGTCGCTGGGCTCGACGAACAGAAATTTCAGGCCATAAAATCAGATATTATCGGCGATGTACGTTTTTTATTGTCCAGTTCGGAGAGCATTCAGGCGCATGCGCCGGAAGTCGATTTGGTGGTGGGAGCGGTATTGAGCAGAGGGGCGAGGGCGCCGAAGGTCTTGACCGAGGCGATGGTGAAAACGATGCCTCCCGGCTCGGTAGCGGTCGACGTCAGTATTGACCAGGGGGGGTGCTTTGAAACCTCAAGGCCGACGACGCATTCAGATCCGGTGTTTGTCGTCCATGATGTCATCCATTATTGCGTAACCAATATGCCGGGGGCGTATCCACGCACATCGACGATAGCATTGGCTGACGCGACGATCGCTTATGTCGAGAAAATTGCTGAAAATGGCATCGAACGGTTGCTGGAAGATCAAGGGTTCGCAAGAGCCATTAATACCTATCGAGGCAAAATTACCTGCGAAAAAGTCGCTCAGGATTTGGGTTTAATGGAGCGCTACAGGGCTTTGAAATAA
- the amoC gene encoding bacterial ammonia monooxygenase, subunit AmoC has protein sequence MAATTESVKADAAEAPLLNKTNLWAGIALYLVFYSFIRWYEGVYGWSAGLDSFAPEFETYWMNMLYIELVLEVVISAALWGYLWKSRDRKVMSITPREELRRHFTHWTWLVCYGWAIYWGASYFTEQDGTWHQTIVRDTDFTPSHIIEFYLSYPIYIITGVAAFLYAKTRLPTYNEGLHLMYMVVVIGPFMILPNVGLNEWGHTFWFMEELFVAPLHYGFVFFGWAALGILGVLNTEVMAITKLLKKDLA, from the coding sequence ATGGCTGCTACAACTGAGTCAGTTAAAGCTGATGCTGCGGAAGCACCGCTATTAAATAAAACAAATCTGTGGGCAGGTATTGCTCTTTATCTTGTTTTCTATTCATTCATTCGTTGGTACGAAGGTGTATATGGTTGGTCCGCAGGACTGGACTCATTCGCACCAGAGTTCGAAACATACTGGATGAATATGCTGTATATCGAGCTGGTTCTCGAAGTAGTGATTTCAGCGGCTCTTTGGGGCTATCTGTGGAAATCACGTGACCGTAAAGTTATGTCCATCACTCCACGTGAAGAGTTGAGAAGACACTTTACTCACTGGACATGGTTGGTTTGCTACGGTTGGGCTATTTACTGGGGCGCTTCTTACTTCACAGAGCAAGACGGTACATGGCACCAAACAATCGTTCGCGATACTGACTTCACTCCAAGTCACATCATCGAGTTCTATCTGTCATACCCAATCTACATCATCACTGGTGTAGCTGCATTCCTGTATGCCAAAACCAGACTGCCAACTTATAACGAAGGTTTACACCTGATGTATATGGTTGTCGTAATTGGTCCTTTCATGATTCTGCCAAACGTTGGTCTGAACGAGTGGGGACACACTTTCTGGTTTATGGAAGAGCTGTTCGTTGCTCCATTGCACTACGGTTTCGTATTCTTTGGATGGGCGGCACTGGGTATCCTGGGTGTATTGAACACAGAAGTAATGGCAATTACAAAATTACTGAAAAAAGACCTGGCTTAA
- the amoA gene encoding bacterial ammonia monooxygenase, subunit AmoA gives MSASQSAVRSRAEAVQVSRAFDWMILFTLFTAVLGGYHIHYMLTGGDWDFWTDWKDRRLWVTVAPIVSITFPAAVQACLWWRYRLPVGATVSVLALLLGEWINRYMNFWGWTYFPVNFVFPSNLIPGAIVLDVVLMLGGSMTLTAVVGGMAYGLLFYPGNWPIIAPLHVPVEYNGMMFTLADLQGYHYVRTGTPEYIRMVEKGTLRTFGKDVAPVSAFFSAFVSIIIYFLWHFFGRWFSKTDFIADDAS, from the coding sequence ATGAGCGCATCTCAATCAGCTGTACGATCTCGCGCGGAAGCGGTACAAGTTTCCCGTGCGTTTGACTGGATGATTCTTTTTACACTATTCACGGCCGTTCTCGGCGGTTATCACATTCACTACATGTTGACTGGCGGTGACTGGGATTTCTGGACTGACTGGAAAGATAGACGTTTATGGGTAACCGTAGCACCTATCGTTTCAATCACTTTCCCTGCTGCCGTTCAAGCATGTCTGTGGTGGAGATACCGTCTGCCAGTAGGCGCTACTGTTTCTGTATTAGCGCTGCTGTTGGGTGAGTGGATCAACCGTTATATGAACTTCTGGGGTTGGACTTACTTCCCAGTAAACTTCGTATTCCCATCAAACCTGATCCCAGGTGCTATCGTTCTTGACGTAGTATTGATGTTGGGCGGTTCTATGACACTGACAGCTGTTGTCGGTGGTATGGCTTACGGTCTGTTGTTCTACCCAGGTAACTGGCCAATCATCGCTCCATTGCACGTGCCTGTTGAATACAACGGTATGATGTTTACTTTGGCTGATTTACAAGGTTACCACTATGTACGTACTGGTACTCCTGAGTACATCAGAATGGTTGAGAAAGGTACATTGAGAACTTTCGGTAAAGACGTTGCTCCAGTATCAGCGTTCTTCTCCGCTTTCGTATCTATCATCATTTACTTCTTGTGGCACTTCTTCGGCAGATGGTTCTCTAAAACAGACTTCATCGCTGACGACGCTTCATAA
- the amoB gene encoding bacterial ammonia monooxygenase, subunit AmoB, whose amino-acid sequence MKIIKDKVAKLSFVALLVTMTAAIFYTPTASAHGEKSQAAFMRMRTIHWFDLNWSKDEVAVNDTMTISGKFHVFAGWPETVDKPEVSFLNIGIPGPVFIRAGSWIGGQLVPRSITLELGETYDFKVLLKARRPGDWHVHTMMNVEGGGPIIGPGKWVTITGTMGEFVNPITTLTGETIDLEDYALDNIYFWHAFWYALGLAWLVFWFKRPIFIPRHIAVSGGKADTLISAGDKKVGVAFAVGTLVIVAASMGTTNEKYPVTTPLQAGLMRGIKPIEMPEATIAVKVEDASYRVPGRAMQMTLTITNNGDSAVRLGEFNTASVRFLDADVLEDETGYPDDLLAEEGLTVSDNSPLAPGETRTVNVTASDAAWEVYRLADLIYDPDSRFAGLLFFFDEDGNRQMVQVDAPLIPTFI is encoded by the coding sequence ATGAAAATAATAAAAGACAAGGTTGCTAAACTATCCTTTGTCGCACTGCTGGTTACTATGACAGCAGCGATTTTTTACACACCTACAGCTTCCGCACATGGTGAAAAGTCACAGGCTGCGTTCATGCGTATGCGTACTATTCACTGGTTTGATCTGAACTGGTCAAAAGACGAAGTTGCAGTAAACGACACTATGACAATTTCTGGTAAATTCCACGTTTTCGCTGGATGGCCTGAAACTGTTGATAAACCCGAAGTTTCTTTCTTGAACATCGGTATTCCTGGTCCTGTTTTCATTCGTGCAGGTTCTTGGATCGGTGGTCAACTGGTTCCTCGTTCAATCACTCTGGAACTGGGCGAAACTTATGACTTCAAAGTGTTGTTGAAAGCACGTCGTCCAGGTGACTGGCACGTTCATACTATGATGAACGTTGAAGGTGGTGGTCCAATCATTGGTCCAGGTAAATGGGTAACTATTACTGGCACAATGGGCGAGTTCGTTAACCCAATCACTACTCTGACAGGCGAAACTATCGACCTGGAAGACTATGCCTTAGATAACATCTATTTCTGGCATGCTTTCTGGTATGCGTTAGGCTTGGCATGGTTAGTGTTCTGGTTCAAACGTCCTATCTTCATTCCACGTCACATCGCTGTTAGCGGTGGTAAAGCAGATACATTGATCTCTGCTGGCGACAAAAAAGTGGGTGTTGCATTCGCAGTTGGTACTTTGGTTATCGTTGCCGCTTCTATGGGCACAACTAACGAAAAATACCCAGTGACCACTCCACTGCAAGCAGGCTTGATGCGTGGCATTAAACCAATTGAAATGCCAGAAGCAACTATTGCAGTTAAAGTTGAAGACGCTTCTTACCGTGTACCTGGTCGTGCTATGCAAATGACACTGACCATCACTAACAACGGTGATTCAGCAGTTCGCTTAGGCGAATTCAACACTGCATCTGTTCGTTTCTTGGACGCTGATGTATTGGAAGATGAAACTGGTTATCCAGATGATCTGTTGGCTGAAGAAGGTCTGACTGTTTCTGATAACAGCCCTCTGGCTCCAGGTGAGACTAGAACTGTTAACGTTACAGCTTCTGACGCTGCATGGGAAGTTTACCGTTTAGCTGACTTGATCTACGATCCAGACAGCCGTTTCGCGGGTCTGTTGTTCTTCTTCGACGAAGACGGCAACCGTCAAATGGTACAGGTAGATGCACCATTGATCCCAACTTTCATCTAA
- the glyQ gene encoding glycine--tRNA ligase subunit alpha, producing the protein MSSKNYQLTTFQGLIQALQEYWSNQGCVLLQPLDQEVGAGTFHPATFLRAIGPEPWNTAYVQPSRRPTDGRFGENPMRLQHYYQYQVVLKPSPADIQDLYLNSLRHLGLDLLEHDVRFVEDNWESPTLGAWGLGWEVWLNGMEVSQFTYFQQVGGLECKPVTGELTYGLERIAMYIQGVESVFDLVWTHGPQGPVTYGDVFHQNEVEMSAFNFDEANVEFLFSCFETYERECQQLIEKDLPLPAYEMVLKASHAFNLLDARHAISVTERQRYILRVRNMSKSVAEAYYNRRAALGFPILNKQGAQ; encoded by the coding sequence GTGTCCAGCAAAAATTATCAATTAACGACATTTCAAGGCTTGATTCAGGCTTTGCAGGAATACTGGTCCAATCAGGGCTGTGTATTATTACAACCGTTAGATCAGGAGGTCGGAGCCGGAACCTTCCACCCGGCGACTTTTTTGCGCGCGATAGGGCCGGAGCCATGGAATACGGCCTATGTACAACCTTCCAGAAGGCCTACCGATGGACGCTTTGGCGAAAATCCGATGCGTCTGCAGCATTATTATCAATATCAGGTCGTACTGAAACCATCGCCGGCAGACATACAGGACTTGTATTTGAATTCGTTACGCCATTTAGGGCTGGATTTGCTGGAGCACGATGTACGTTTCGTCGAAGATAACTGGGAGTCGCCGACGCTTGGAGCCTGGGGCTTGGGTTGGGAAGTCTGGTTGAATGGCATGGAAGTATCGCAATTTACTTATTTTCAACAGGTCGGCGGGCTGGAATGTAAGCCAGTCACCGGAGAATTGACTTATGGCCTCGAACGTATCGCCATGTATATTCAGGGCGTCGAGAGCGTTTTCGATCTAGTTTGGACACACGGCCCCCAAGGGCCGGTGACCTATGGAGATGTCTTTCATCAAAATGAAGTGGAAATGTCGGCTTTTAATTTTGATGAAGCGAACGTAGAGTTTTTGTTTTCGTGTTTTGAAACCTATGAACGCGAATGTCAACAATTGATCGAAAAAGACCTGCCTTTGCCGGCCTATGAAATGGTGCTAAAAGCATCGCACGCCTTTAACCTACTTGACGCCAGGCATGCGATCTCGGTCACCGAAAGACAGCGTTATATACTCAGGGTTCGCAACATGTCGAAATCGGTCGCGGAAGCTTATTACAACAGACGAGCAGCCCTAGGTTTTCCAATTCTAAACAAGCAGGGAGCGCAATGA
- the glyS gene encoding glycine--tRNA ligase subunit beta, with amino-acid sequence MADTKPLLFEIGCEELPPKSLQKLSISLGNNITAGLREADLDFAAVKVYATPRRLAVIIDELCASQADKLVEKRGPSILAAFTDDGSPSKAAEGFARSCGVTVEQLGRLKTEKGEWLAFNQNVQGQPTETLIPELLQKSIQQLPIAKRMRWGSGETEFARPVHWVLLLFGDQVIDCEILGQKTGRATRGHRFHAPDPINIEQPCDYVDSLLKKGKVVADIEQRKNMIRKCAHEAAAAVDGIAHIEEDLLEEIAAINEWPVPVTGNFDPRFLDLPVEVLITTMQTNQKYFPVKNAQGGLLPHFITFSNIESSRPESIQHGNERVIMPRLADAEFFWNQDRKQKLEDRVASLESIVFQKKLGTLADKTRRVSFLAEHIAGQMQVDVSLAKRAAMLAKTDLLTDMVGEFTSLQGIMGRYYALADQEPEEVAVALEEQYYPKQSGSATPTTQTGQVVSIAEKIDTLCGIFSAGLIPTGDKDPYALRRATLGILRIIIENKLDLDVIDLIDVALAQFSHDFDKSATRQILSDFVFDRLKGYCLDKGYRADEFEAVISVKPGKPLDFMQRLQAVKDFRQLPEAESLAAANKRIINILKKADGNVAKQIGTLVEAQEKQLLADANAAEADITPLLNNKNYQAALYRLAQLRKPVDAFFDHVMVNTEDQELRSSRLALLAMLSDQFLKIADVSKLQS; translated from the coding sequence ATGGCGGACACCAAACCCTTGTTATTTGAAATCGGTTGTGAGGAATTGCCGCCGAAGTCTTTACAGAAATTGAGCATCAGCCTGGGAAACAACATAACGGCCGGCTTGCGAGAAGCCGACTTGGATTTTGCTGCTGTCAAGGTTTATGCAACCCCCCGGAGACTGGCCGTCATCATCGACGAGTTGTGTGCCTCACAAGCGGATAAACTCGTCGAGAAAAGAGGCCCATCGATACTAGCGGCATTTACTGACGATGGTAGCCCTAGCAAGGCGGCCGAAGGTTTCGCCCGCAGTTGTGGTGTGACAGTGGAGCAATTGGGACGGCTGAAAACGGAAAAAGGCGAGTGGTTGGCCTTTAACCAGAATGTGCAGGGCCAGCCTACCGAGACGTTAATACCCGAGTTGTTGCAAAAGAGCATACAGCAGCTTCCGATCGCCAAGCGTATGCGTTGGGGCAGCGGGGAAACGGAATTTGCCCGTCCGGTACATTGGGTCCTATTGTTGTTTGGCGACCAGGTGATAGACTGCGAAATCCTCGGGCAGAAAACAGGAAGAGCGACCCGTGGACATCGCTTCCATGCGCCTGATCCCATTAATATCGAACAGCCATGCGATTATGTCGACAGCTTGTTGAAGAAAGGCAAGGTCGTCGCCGACATTGAACAACGCAAAAACATGATTCGCAAGTGCGCCCACGAGGCGGCTGCCGCGGTCGACGGCATCGCGCATATCGAGGAGGATTTACTGGAAGAGATAGCCGCGATTAATGAGTGGCCGGTGCCGGTAACCGGTAATTTCGATCCGCGTTTCCTGGATTTGCCTGTAGAAGTGTTGATCACGACGATGCAGACGAACCAGAAATATTTTCCGGTAAAAAATGCTCAAGGCGGATTGTTACCGCATTTCATTACCTTCAGTAATATCGAGAGTTCACGGCCCGAATCGATCCAGCATGGCAACGAACGGGTCATCATGCCGCGGTTGGCCGATGCCGAATTTTTTTGGAATCAGGATAGAAAGCAGAAGCTGGAAGACAGGGTGGCAAGCCTGGAGTCGATTGTTTTCCAGAAAAAACTCGGCACGCTGGCAGACAAAACCAGACGGGTCAGCTTCCTAGCGGAACATATTGCCGGCCAAATGCAGGTCGATGTCAGTTTGGCTAAGCGTGCGGCAATGCTGGCCAAGACCGATTTGCTCACCGATATGGTCGGTGAATTCACCAGTTTGCAAGGCATCATGGGGCGTTATTATGCGTTGGCCGACCAAGAACCGGAAGAGGTCGCGGTCGCCTTGGAGGAGCAGTATTACCCGAAACAGTCCGGCAGCGCGACGCCGACGACGCAGACCGGACAAGTCGTCTCGATTGCGGAGAAAATCGACACCTTATGCGGCATCTTCAGCGCCGGCTTGATCCCGACCGGGGATAAGGATCCCTATGCGTTGAGGAGGGCGACACTGGGCATACTTCGCATCATCATCGAGAATAAACTCGATCTGGATGTGATCGATTTGATCGATGTTGCATTGGCTCAATTCAGTCATGACTTTGATAAATCGGCGACTCGACAAATCTTGTCGGATTTTGTCTTTGACAGATTGAAAGGCTATTGTCTGGACAAGGGGTATAGAGCCGACGAATTTGAGGCGGTGATCAGTGTTAAGCCTGGAAAACCGCTGGATTTCATGCAGCGTCTGCAAGCGGTAAAAGACTTTAGGCAATTGCCCGAAGCGGAAAGCCTCGCCGCAGCCAATAAGAGGATTATTAATATCTTGAAAAAAGCGGACGGTAATGTTGCCAAGCAAATCGGCACATTGGTTGAAGCGCAGGAGAAACAGTTGCTGGCCGACGCCAATGCCGCTGAAGCCGATATCACGCCATTGTTGAATAATAAAAATTATCAGGCGGCATTATATCGGTTGGCGCAATTGAGAAAGCCAGTCGATGCGTTCTTCGATCATGTCATGGTCAACACCGAAGACCAGGAACTGCGCAGCAGCCGGTTGGCGTTGCTGGCGATGCTATCCGATCAATTTTTGAAAATCGCCGATGTTTCAAAACTGCAATCATGA
- the gmhB gene encoding D-glycero-beta-D-manno-heptose 1,7-bisphosphate 7-phosphatase translates to MTPRYVLLDRDGVINYDSDQFIKSPQEWQPIPGSLEALALLNEHGYKVVVISNQSGVARGLFDEVALQNIHAKMQDLAADYGANIEAIYYCPHGPEDDCSCRKPKAGMLRQFSQDYQVSLTALPFIGDSLRDIEAAKAVSARPMLVKTGKGCKTLAANPDLNVPVFENLYDAAKFIVKEK, encoded by the coding sequence ATGACGCCGCGCTATGTCTTGCTTGATCGTGACGGCGTCATTAATTATGATTCAGATCAATTTATCAAATCTCCTCAGGAATGGCAGCCCATCCCCGGCAGTTTAGAGGCTCTGGCCTTGCTGAATGAACACGGCTATAAAGTCGTGGTCATCAGTAATCAGTCGGGCGTGGCCCGCGGCCTGTTTGATGAGGTCGCGTTGCAGAATATTCATGCCAAGATGCAAGATCTGGCGGCCGACTATGGCGCCAATATCGAGGCGATTTACTATTGCCCGCATGGTCCCGAAGACGATTGTAGTTGTCGTAAACCCAAAGCCGGCATGTTGCGCCAATTTTCCCAGGATTATCAGGTTTCATTAACGGCGCTGCCTTTTATCGGGGATTCGTTGCGCGATATCGAGGCTGCCAAAGCCGTCTCGGCGCGACCCATGCTGGTGAAAACGGGCAAAGGATGCAAAACCTTGGCCGCAAATCCGGATCTTAACGTACCTGTATTTGAGAATTTATATGATGCAGCAAAATTTATCGTCAAAGAGAAATAA
- a CDS encoding lysophospholipid acyltransferase family protein, whose protein sequence is MMQQNLSSKRNNLRVYIGSSLLFAYIVISTLIIGPIILLASVLPFSIRYQIAQLWIKTLFWVLKTTCGLTYEVRGLENIPKNQSCIVLSKHQSAWETVALRLFLPPQTALLKRSLLWIPIGGWALATLKPIAIDRENQREALKALIEQGMARLKEGLFVVIFPEGTRAAPGENKKFNAGGAMLAQKSAYPVIPLAHNAGEFWPRYSFLKYPGTIQVRIGPVIQTEGKKAKEINAEAETWIAQAMAEISQST, encoded by the coding sequence ATGATGCAGCAAAATTTATCGTCAAAGAGAAATAATTTAAGAGTTTATATCGGCTCCAGCCTATTATTCGCCTATATTGTCATATCGACGTTAATCATCGGACCGATTATTTTACTGGCCAGCGTGCTGCCGTTCTCGATACGCTATCAAATAGCGCAATTATGGATCAAAACCTTATTCTGGGTGTTAAAAACGACTTGCGGTTTAACCTATGAAGTTCGGGGCTTGGAAAATATACCCAAGAATCAGAGCTGTATTGTGCTAAGCAAACATCAGTCAGCCTGGGAAACGGTCGCATTACGTCTTTTTTTGCCCCCGCAAACCGCATTATTGAAAAGATCCCTGCTCTGGATACCGATTGGCGGTTGGGCGCTGGCGACTTTAAAGCCTATCGCCATCGACAGGGAAAATCAGCGCGAGGCGTTAAAGGCCTTGATTGAACAAGGAATGGCGCGCTTGAAGGAAGGTTTGTTTGTCGTGATCTTCCCGGAAGGCACACGCGCCGCCCCGGGGGAAAATAAAAAGTTCAATGCCGGCGGGGCGATGCTGGCGCAAAAATCCGCTTATCCGGTCATTCCGCTGGCGCATAACGCCGGAGAGTTCTGGCCACGATACAGTTTTTTGAAATACCCCGGTACTATTCAAGTCAGAATTGGTCCCGTTATTCAAACTGAAGGCAAAAAAGCCAAAGAGATCAATGCTGAGGCAGAGACCTGGATAGCGCAGGCCATGGCCGAAATCAGTCAATCCACATAA
- a CDS encoding STAS domain-containing protein, with product MNLKHEKLNGYLILQICEERIDAHNSVELKETVLKLIEQGEINIVVKLDQVRFIDSSGLGALLSGFKNAAARSGKLVLSNIQNQVLSMFELTRLNRVFEIYADISDVLSDSD from the coding sequence ATGAATCTTAAGCATGAAAAATTAAACGGCTACCTGATTTTGCAAATTTGCGAGGAACGCATCGATGCCCATAACTCGGTGGAGTTGAAAGAAACCGTGTTGAAACTGATCGAACAGGGAGAAATTAATATTGTCGTAAAATTAGATCAGGTGCGTTTCATCGATAGCTCCGGTTTGGGGGCATTGCTGTCCGGGTTTAAAAACGCCGCAGCCAGGTCCGGTAAGTTGGTGTTGAGCAATATTCAAAACCAAGTTCTTTCGATGTTCGAGCTGACCCGGCTGAATCGAGTTTTTGAAATTTATGCGGATATTAGCGATGTTTTGAGCGACAGCGATTAG
- a CDS encoding ATP-binding protein: MSDDELQIDVVIPTQTRYLDLIGSIAEHIGRELQQYSGDREAFAYHLNLVLTEATSNAIRYSGHNDPSETVRITIQFIEDELTIKVYDHGQGFDLEKIPIPDLDHPKEGGMGIFFIRSLMDSVSYRKGEDVNVLEIKKKLKPNPKVP, from the coding sequence ATGTCCGACGACGAGCTACAGATAGATGTGGTGATTCCCACACAAACGCGCTATTTAGATTTGATCGGCAGTATCGCCGAGCATATCGGCAGGGAGCTGCAACAGTATTCGGGCGATCGGGAGGCATTCGCTTATCATTTGAACTTGGTGTTAACGGAAGCGACATCCAATGCTATTCGCTATTCCGGTCATAATGATCCGAGTGAAACCGTCAGGATTACCATACAATTCATCGAAGATGAGCTGACTATCAAGGTCTATGATCATGGCCAAGGTTTCGATCTGGAAAAAATTCCTATCCCTGATCTAGACCATCCCAAGGAGGGCGGGATGGGCATCTTCTTCATTCGTTCGTTGATGGATTCGGTAAGCTATCGCAAGGGGGAGGATGTTAATGTGTTGGAAATAAAAAAAAAATTAAAACCCAATCCGAAAGTCCCTTGA